The following nucleotide sequence is from Chloroflexota bacterium.
TTTGATGACGGCCGGACCGGTGATGAACATCTGACCGGCCCCCCGGGCCATGAAGGTGAAATCGGTGAGCGCCGGCGAATAGGCGGCGACACCGATGCAGGGACCGAGGATGGCGCTGATCTGGGGGATCGCCCCGCTCGCGAGACTGTTGGCATGGAAGATTCGGCCAATGGCTTTGGTTACGTCGAGCCCCTCCTGAATGCGCGCGCCGACCGAGTCGTAGAGCCCCACGACCGGCACGCCGATCTTGCGCGCCGTGTCGATCGCGTAGGCGATCTTCTCCGCGTGGGCCTGCCCCACCGCGCCCTGGAGCACGGTCCGATCCTGGGCGAAGACGTACACGAGGCGGCCGTCGATCCGGCCGGTCCCGACAACCACACCGTCGGTGGGCTGCCGCCGCTCGGCCATCCCGAAGTCCGTGACCTGCGTCTCCGCGAGCATGAACTCCTCGACGAACGTTCCTGGATCGAAGAGGGCCTCGATGCGCTCGCGAGCGGTGAGCTTCCCCTCGCTGTGCTGGCGCTCCACCATTCGCGCGTCTCCTTGGAGCGCGCGCGCTTCCATCGACCGAAGTCGGGCCTCGATCTCTTCCCACATAGGTCACCTCCGGGGTGAGACGTGTTGGGCGGTCGCACGCGCCGTGGAGTCGCGCAAGAGCGCTCAGCCGATTCCGAGGCCCGCGATGACGGACAACATGATCGCCGCCGCCATGATGCTTCCGATCTGGCCGCCGGTGTTGGCGCCCATGGCATGCATCAGCAGATAGTTCCGGCGATTGTAGCGCTGTCCTTCCACCTGCACGACCCGCGCGGCCATGGGAAAGGCCGAGATGCCCGCCGCGCCGATGAGCGGGTTCACGCGTCCGCGCGTGATGGCGCACATGAGCTTTCCGAACAGCACACCCGATGCCGTGTCGAGACAGATTGCGAGAAATCCCAGCGCAAGGACCAGCAGCGTCGTCGGAGTCAAAAACTTATCCGCCGCCATCGTCGCGCCGATGGCGAGCCCCAGGAGGAGAGTCACGATATTCGTCAGCTCGTTCTCGGCCATGCCCGTGAGCCGCTGGACCACGCCGGACTCGCGCATGAGGTTACCCAGCATGACGGTGCCGAGCAGCGGCGTGCCCTGGGGCGCGACGATGCTCCCGACGATGAACACGACCACTGGGAACAGGATCTTGGTCGTCTTGGACGCGCTGCTGCGCACCGCGGGCATTACCACGGCCTTCTCCTTCGCCGTCGTGAGCGCGCGCATGATGGGCGGCTGGATGAGGGGTACCAGTGACATGTACGAGTACGCCGCGACGGAGACCGCGCCCAAAAGCTCGGGCGCGTACTTGCTGGCGACGTAGATGGCCGTTGGTCCGTCCATCGCGCCGATGACGCCGATGGAGACCGCTTGCAGCGGTGGAAACCCCAGCAGCAGTGCGATCAGGAGCGTCAGAAAGATCCCGAACTGCCCCGCCGCCCCCAGGAGGAGGATGCGGGGATTGTCGAGCAAGGGCCCGAAGTCGGTCATCGCGCCGATACCGATGAAAATGAGGATCGGGAACAGCTCCGTGAGCACGCCCGCATCGTAGACGACGCGAAGGACGCCCCCAGGCTCCATGAGATTGGCGCCGGGAATATTGACGAGCAGCGCTCCGAACCCGATGGGCAAGAGCAGCAGCGGCTCGAGTCCTCGCGCGATCGCGAGATAGAGGAGGAGACAGCCGATCGCCATCATAATCACTTCGGAGATTGTGAGGGCGGAAAAACCGGCGACGAGACCGCTGAGGCCGGCCTGGAGCGCGCGCTCCATCTAGCTGGGCGCCGGCG
It contains:
- a CDS encoding sodium ion-translocating decarboxylase subunit beta: MERALQAGLSGLVAGFSALTISEVIMMAIGCLLLYLAIARGLEPLLLLPIGFGALLVNIPGANLMEPGGVLRVVYDAGVLTELFPILIFIGIGAMTDFGPLLDNPRILLLGAAGQFGIFLTLLIALLLGFPPLQAVSIGVIGAMDGPTAIYVASKYAPELLGAVSVAAYSYMSLVPLIQPPIMRALTTAKEKAVVMPAVRSSASKTTKILFPVVVFIVGSIVAPQGTPLLGTVMLGNLMRESGVVQRLTGMAENELTNIVTLLLGLAIGATMAADKFLTPTTLLVLALGFLAICLDTASGVLFGKLMCAITRGRVNPLIGAAGISAFPMAARVVQVEGQRYNRRNYLLMHAMGANTGGQIGSIMAAAIMLSVIAGLGIG